From Nycticebus coucang isolate mNycCou1 chromosome 6, mNycCou1.pri, whole genome shotgun sequence, the proteins below share one genomic window:
- the LYSMD2 gene encoding lysM and putative peptidoglycan-binding domain-containing protein 2 isoform X3, which translates to MEQIKRANKLFTNDCIFLKKTLNIPIISEKPLLFNGLNSIDSPENETVDSSFPHEEDPVVAGEDLPPRSPQESEAQPVQPEEVSARDFLQRLDLQIKLSTQAAKKLKEDSRDEENPYATSPYHS; encoded by the exons atggAGCAAATTAAAAGGGCCAATAAACTGTTTACCAATGATTgtatatttctgaagaaaacaTTGAACATCCCTATTATATCAGAGAAGCCATTGTTGTTTAATGGACTTAACTCCATTGATTCTCCAGAAAATGAAACTGTTGATAGCAGTTTTCCTCATGAAGAGGACCCAGTGGTAGCTGGGGAAGACCTTCCACCTCGTAgtcctcaggagtctgaggctcagCCTGTGCAGCCTGAGGAAGTATCAGCCAGAGATTTCCTACAGAGACTTGATTTGCAGATTAAGTTATCAACACAGGCAGCCAAGAAACTAAAAGAAGACAGCAG agatgaAGAAAATCCCTATGCAACTTCCCCGTATCACAGTTAG
- the LYSMD2 gene encoding lysM and putative peptidoglycan-binding domain-containing protein 2 isoform X2, which produces MIVMMEQIKRANKLFTNDCIFLKKTLNIPIISEKPLLFNGLNSIDSPENETVDSSFPHEEDPVVAGEDLPPRSPQESEAQPVQPEEVSARDFLQRLDLQIKLSTQAAKKLKEDSRDEENPYATSPYHS; this is translated from the exons ATGATTGTCATG atggAGCAAATTAAAAGGGCCAATAAACTGTTTACCAATGATTgtatatttctgaagaaaacaTTGAACATCCCTATTATATCAGAGAAGCCATTGTTGTTTAATGGACTTAACTCCATTGATTCTCCAGAAAATGAAACTGTTGATAGCAGTTTTCCTCATGAAGAGGACCCAGTGGTAGCTGGGGAAGACCTTCCACCTCGTAgtcctcaggagtctgaggctcagCCTGTGCAGCCTGAGGAAGTATCAGCCAGAGATTTCCTACAGAGACTTGATTTGCAGATTAAGTTATCAACACAGGCAGCCAAGAAACTAAAAGAAGACAGCAG agatgaAGAAAATCCCTATGCAACTTCCCCGTATCACAGTTAG